A region from the Lycium barbarum isolate Lr01 chromosome 8, ASM1917538v2, whole genome shotgun sequence genome encodes:
- the LOC132607450 gene encoding two-component response regulator ORR9-like, with protein sequence MGMAATESKFHVLAVDDSVIDRKLIERLLKTSACQVTTVDSGSKALEFLGLQEHDKNHTNQPCVSLDNHQEAQINLIITDYCMPGMTGYDLLKKIKESSSLRNIPVVIMSSENVPSRINRCLEEGAEEFFLKPVRLSDVNKLRPHMMKTKCKSQLQEEPEIIVTEENQGSIEIAYVVPSEVPLTGPDTVQQEQQQKSQGNSNINKRKAMEENLSQDRTRPRYSSLTTAV encoded by the exons ATGGGAATGGCAGCTACAGAATCTAAGTTTCATGTTTTAGCTGTTGATGACAGTGTAATTGATAGGAAGCTTATTGAAAGGCTATTGAAAACTTCTGCTTGTCAAG TTACAACAGTAGATTCTGGAAGTAAAGCTTTAGAATTTCTTGGTTTACAAGAACATGACAAGAATCACACAAATCAACCTTGTGTTTCTCTTGATAACCATCAG GAAGCACAAATCAATCTTATTATCACAGATTACTGTATGCCTGGGATGACTGGCTATGATTTGCTTAAGAAAATCAAG GAATCTTCATCTCTGAGAAACATACCTGTGGTGATTATGTCATCTGAAAATGTTCCTTCAAGAATCAATAG atgTTTAGAAGAAGGGGCAGAAGAATTTTTCTTGAAGCCAGTGAGATTATCAGATGTCAATAAACTTAGACCACATATGATGAAAACAAAATGTAAAAGCCAGCTACAAGAAGAACCTGAGATAATTGTCACAGAAGAAAATCAAGGATCAATAGAAATTGCATATGTTGTTCCATCAGAAGTACCACTAACAGGACCAGATACAGTACAACAAGAACAGCAGCAAAAATCACAAGGCAATAGTAATATTAACAAGAGAAAGGCCATGGAAGAAAATTTATCACAAGACAGAACAAGACCAAGATACAGTAGCCTTACTACTGCTGTCTGA